The following coding sequences are from one Methanonatronarchaeum thermophilum window:
- a CDS encoding DNA-binding protein yields MDEEELKKLREKKLQEMQERGGQDGVSEEQEQEIENRKKQILRQIMTPEARQRLKNLSMVKPEFTDSIQQQLIMIAQSGRIQGKIDDNQLKEILKKAQQDKNKDINIRRK; encoded by the coding sequence ATGGATGAAGAAGAACTCAAAAAACTACGTGAAAAGAAGTTGCAGGAAATGCAGGAAAGAGGTGGTCAAGATGGCGTTTCTGAAGAACAAGAACAGGAGATTGAGAACCGTAAAAAACAGATTTTGCGTCAGATAATGACTCCTGAAGCAAGACAGCGCCTTAAAAACCTTAGTATGGTTAAACCTGAGTTCACTGACTCTATACAACAGCAATTGATAATGATCGCTCAAAGTGGTAGGATTCAGGGTAAAATCGATGACAACCAACTCAAAGAGATTCTTAAAAAAGCACAGCAGGATAAAAATAAAGACATTAATATCCGAAGAAAATAA
- a CDS encoding 50S ribosomal protein L39e translates to MGRKNKAKKKRLAKKTRQNSRVPAWVMMKTNRDVTNHPKRRSWRRDDTDE, encoded by the coding sequence ATGGGTAGAAAAAATAAAGCTAAGAAAAAGAGACTCGCGAAAAAAACAAGACAGAACAGTAGAGTTCCAGCATGGGTGATGATGAAAACAAACAGAGATGTAACAAACCACCCAAAAAGACGTAGCTGGAGAAGAGATGACACAGACGAGTGA
- a CDS encoding ACT domain-containing protein: MNEEDVVVITVEGSDHPGIVAGITQALADVDANILDISQTVVREVFTMLLFADLKNSDIEFNELKERLNQVGDEQGVRITVQSEEIFTQMHRV; this comes from the coding sequence ATGAATGAAGAAGATGTGGTTGTAATAACTGTTGAAGGTTCAGATCATCCGGGTATTGTAGCTGGGATTACACAGGCATTGGCTGATGTAGATGCAAACATACTAGATATATCTCAAACGGTTGTACGTGAAGTATTTACCATGTTGCTTTTTGCAGACCTTAAGAATTCAGATATAGAGTTTAACGAACTTAAAGAGAGATTGAATCAGGTTGGAGATGAACAAGGAGTTCGTATAACTGTTCAGTCAGAAGAGATTTTTACACAGATGCATAGGGTGTGA
- a CDS encoding histidinol phosphate phosphatase domain-containing protein: MISDFHIHSIYSDGELLPAEIAERYRVNGFDAIAITDHIDFSNLNVIEKLKKLKKEIDTPEFIVGAELTFTPPQKINKLAKKARNHGAEIIVMHGESPVEPVPKGTNIAAIESEQIDILAHPGYITDEMAIKAREKNVYLEITSRCGHCYTNGHVAKKATQHNAPLIINSDSHQLKDLLTPKKAKKVGLGAGLPEKQIEKIINKNPKKILKKTK; this comes from the coding sequence ATGATCTCAGATTTCCATATCCACTCAATATACAGCGATGGCGAACTACTTCCAGCGGAAATAGCCGAACGATATCGAGTTAACGGTTTCGACGCAATAGCTATAACCGACCACATCGATTTCTCCAACCTAAACGTCATAGAGAAACTAAAAAAACTAAAAAAAGAAATCGATACACCAGAATTTATAGTTGGAGCTGAACTAACATTCACACCACCCCAAAAAATCAATAAACTCGCAAAAAAAGCCAGAAACCACGGAGCTGAAATAATAGTTATGCATGGAGAAAGTCCAGTTGAACCCGTACCTAAAGGAACAAACATAGCTGCCATCGAATCGGAACAGATAGATATCTTAGCCCACCCTGGATACATCACAGATGAAATGGCAATTAAAGCAAGAGAAAAAAACGTATATCTCGAAATAACAAGCAGATGCGGTCACTGCTATACAAACGGCCACGTAGCAAAAAAAGCAACACAACACAACGCCCCACTAATAATAAACTCCGATAGCCATCAACTCAAAGACCTACTAACACCAAAAAAAGCAAAAAAAGTAGGTTTAGGAGCTGGATTACCAGAAAAACAAATCGAAAAAATCATCAATAAAAACCCAAAAAAAATACTTAAAAAAACAAAATAA
- a CDS encoding PFL family protein yields MISSEEIFETIDMVAIENLDIRTVTLGINIAGCSSSNPKKLAENVEEKIIEKGERLSEAADRIESRYGIPIVNRRISVSPVGEMIAPALKNDDEVGVEVALAMDNAAKEIGVDFIGGYSALVDRGMTKASNCLLNTIPKALSQTERVCSSVEVASTRSGINMDAVKKSGEIVKETAEKTSEDGGLGCAKLGFFANAPPDNPFMPGAMHGPGNEESSISVAISGPGVVRSVVETTDGDFSELSEAIKKTSFKMTRAGELVGRKVAEQLDVKFNIVDLSLAPTPAEGDSVAMILEKMGIEGCGAPGSTAALALLTDAVKKGGMMATPNVGGLSGSFIPVTEDSRMARAVEQGSMNIEKLEAMSSVCSVGLDMVPIPGDTSPETISAIIADECAIGMMNNKTTGIRLIPVPGKKSGDTVSFGGLLGESTIMSVSKYKSTKFSQRGGRIPAPIHSLKN; encoded by the coding sequence TTGATCAGTTCTGAAGAGATATTTGAAACAATAGATATGGTTGCTATCGAAAACCTGGATATCAGAACCGTTACATTAGGAATCAATATCGCTGGTTGTAGTTCAAGCAACCCTAAAAAACTTGCAGAAAACGTTGAAGAAAAGATAATTGAAAAGGGGGAGAGGTTATCTGAGGCTGCTGACCGGATAGAAAGCCGTTATGGAATACCAATTGTTAATAGACGTATTTCAGTTTCACCTGTTGGGGAGATGATAGCTCCAGCATTAAAGAACGACGATGAGGTTGGAGTTGAAGTTGCTTTAGCAATGGATAATGCTGCGAAAGAGATAGGAGTCGACTTTATAGGTGGTTATTCAGCTTTAGTAGACAGAGGTATGACGAAAGCATCAAACTGTCTATTAAATACTATACCAAAAGCACTGTCTCAAACTGAGAGAGTATGTTCATCTGTAGAGGTTGCAAGCACTAGATCAGGCATAAATATGGATGCGGTGAAGAAATCTGGGGAGATAGTAAAAGAAACTGCAGAGAAAACAAGTGAAGATGGAGGTCTTGGCTGCGCAAAACTCGGTTTTTTTGCAAACGCACCTCCAGACAACCCATTTATGCCTGGAGCTATGCATGGACCTGGAAATGAAGAGTCCTCCATAAGTGTTGCAATTTCAGGTCCAGGGGTAGTACGTTCTGTTGTTGAAACAACAGACGGGGATTTCAGTGAACTCTCTGAGGCAATCAAAAAAACCTCATTCAAAATGACTAGAGCCGGTGAATTGGTGGGGCGTAAAGTAGCCGAACAACTAGATGTAAAATTCAATATAGTCGACCTATCCCTAGCACCCACACCAGCAGAAGGAGACTCAGTAGCAATGATCTTAGAGAAAATGGGAATAGAAGGATGTGGTGCTCCTGGAAGCACAGCAGCACTTGCATTATTAACAGACGCTGTCAAAAAAGGAGGAATGATGGCAACACCAAATGTAGGTGGATTAAGCGGGAGCTTCATCCCAGTAACTGAAGACTCAAGGATGGCCCGAGCTGTAGAACAAGGATCGATGAACATAGAAAAACTGGAGGCAATGTCAAGTGTATGCAGCGTAGGCCTCGATATGGTTCCAATACCCGGAGACACTTCACCAGAAACCATCAGCGCAATAATAGCAGACGAATGCGCTATCGGAATGATGAACAACAAAACAACCGGAATAAGATTGATACCGGTACCAGGAAAGAAATCAGGTGATACAGTATCTTTTGGAGGTTTGTTAGGGGAATCAACAATAATGTCCGTATCAAAATACAAATCAACCAAATTCTCACAACGTGGAGGACGTATACCAGCACCGATACACAGCCTCAAAAACTAA
- a CDS encoding 30S ribosomal protein S19e encodes MATVYDVPPNELIEEVAEKLEDVEEVEPPEWADFVKTGVSKERPPSQDNWWYIRSAALLRKVYLKGPIGVGKLRKYYGGRSNRGSSPEHFRKGSGSIIRNSLQQLEDAGFVQKSTDGRQVTNEGRSFLDKTAREIKSSLEEEKEVLKKY; translated from the coding sequence ATGGCTACAGTATATGATGTTCCACCGAATGAATTAATAGAAGAGGTTGCAGAGAAGTTGGAAGATGTTGAAGAGGTTGAGCCTCCAGAGTGGGCTGACTTTGTTAAAACAGGTGTATCTAAGGAGAGGCCTCCGTCCCAGGACAACTGGTGGTACATAAGGTCAGCAGCTCTCTTAAGGAAAGTGTATCTAAAAGGCCCTATTGGTGTCGGAAAACTAAGAAAGTATTACGGCGGTAGATCCAATAGAGGTAGTTCTCCTGAACATTTCAGGAAGGGCTCTGGATCTATTATTAGAAATTCACTACAACAGCTTGAGGATGCTGGTTTTGTCCAGAAATCCACTGATGGTAGGCAAGTCACTAATGAGGGTAGAAGCTTCCTTGATAAAACTGCTCGAGAGATAAAGAGTAGTTTGGAAGAGGAAAAGGAAGTTCTTAAGAAGTATTGA
- a CDS encoding translation initiation factor IF-6 produces MLFERLEVFGSQMVGVYCSASNEYALVPTGVKEKVKKAIEKTLDVETIDITIGDSVLVGCLSEINENGILVSDIAGKKEIDKLKDKTGLDVGILSEGMNTSGNLVLANDSHALVHPELDNKYLEIIKNVLGIEVIKTSISGIKNVGAAGVVTNNGILLHPMVSEKELKEISEKFKLNAEVGTFGYGMPMVGSGVVANNNGFLTGNKTTGPELGRIEEALF; encoded by the coding sequence ATGCTTTTCGAGAGACTGGAAGTATTTGGGAGTCAGATGGTTGGTGTTTACTGTAGTGCATCGAACGAATACGCGTTAGTTCCAACTGGAGTGAAAGAAAAAGTCAAAAAAGCTATAGAAAAAACACTAGATGTAGAAACAATCGATATAACCATTGGAGACAGCGTTTTAGTAGGCTGTCTATCTGAAATCAACGAAAACGGAATATTAGTATCAGATATAGCTGGAAAAAAAGAAATCGACAAACTCAAAGATAAAACCGGGCTTGACGTAGGAATACTATCCGAAGGGATGAACACATCTGGAAACCTCGTATTGGCTAATGACAGTCACGCACTGGTGCATCCAGAACTAGACAACAAATATCTAGAAATAATAAAAAACGTTCTAGGAATCGAAGTAATAAAAACATCTATATCAGGAATAAAAAATGTAGGAGCCGCAGGAGTTGTAACCAACAACGGAATACTACTACACCCAATGGTCAGTGAAAAAGAACTCAAAGAAATATCAGAAAAATTCAAACTAAACGCCGAAGTCGGTACTTTCGGATATGGAATGCCAATGGTTGGTTCAGGCGTAGTTGCAAACAACAATGGATTTCTAACCGGTAACAAAACAACCGGTCCAGAACTGGGAAGAATAGAAGAAGCATTATTCTAA
- the rpl18a gene encoding 50S ribosomal protein L18Ae, translated as MKFKVNGYFDMGSNKNQKFQKTVDAENEDIAREKIYSIMGSKHRVKRRKIQITEIEPEN; from the coding sequence ATGAAGTTTAAAGTAAACGGATATTTTGATATGGGGTCAAACAAAAACCAGAAGTTCCAGAAAACAGTGGATGCAGAAAACGAAGACATAGCTAGAGAAAAAATCTACTCAATAATGGGAAGTAAACACAGAGTTAAACGCCGTAAAATCCAGATAACAGAAATTGAACCAGAAAACTGA
- a CDS encoding 50S ribosomal protein L31e, with product MEEKVVKIPLKKIKRFSKEKRASKAMNEIREKLSKHLDTDIDQIYIDSSLNEEIWKRGIRNPPSNIRILARRFEDGIVEAELAEQ from the coding sequence TTGGAAGAAAAAGTTGTTAAAATACCACTTAAAAAAATAAAGAGATTTTCAAAAGAAAAAAGAGCCTCTAAAGCAATGAACGAGATAAGGGAAAAACTATCAAAACACCTTGACACAGATATCGACCAGATATACATCGATAGTTCACTTAACGAAGAAATCTGGAAAAGAGGAATCCGAAACCCACCATCAAACATTAGAATACTCGCCAGAAGATTCGAAGACGGCATCGTCGAGGCAGAGCTCGCCGAACAATAA
- a CDS encoding methyltransferase domain-containing protein, whose translation MDIDEGLVFELSGEHPELPFGEVVSVLEALDVDFRVCRRFGRVLVVEVDGVDVDYLGGRLSMSHRVCDFVSFARDLSGLLEVSSGLVPEGSFCVRAVGVGGGIDVERRVGGVIDGVVDLEDPDVVYRVFIVDGGYVLGEELFDVDRGGFDGWKPTVRPYFSPIAINPRIARLMVNLSRVGRGEVLLDPFVGTGSFLIEGGLVDASPVGVDVDRDMLLGCRSNLEFVGLDLDLVQADALNLPFGDGVVDGVVADPPYGRSSRVDAVSLESLIGSSVDEMFRVLKKGGYLVLILPEGIDYIGRADEIESYSLRVHRSLTRVIRIFRRS comes from the coding sequence ATGGATATTGATGAGGGTCTTGTTTTTGAGTTGTCTGGGGAGCATCCGGAGTTGCCTTTTGGTGAAGTGGTTAGTGTTCTTGAGGCGCTTGATGTTGATTTTAGGGTTTGTAGGCGTTTTGGTAGGGTTTTAGTTGTTGAGGTTGACGGGGTGGATGTTGACTATCTTGGTGGTAGGCTTTCAATGTCTCATAGGGTTTGTGATTTTGTTTCTTTTGCTAGGGATTTAAGTGGTTTGTTGGAGGTTTCAAGTGGTTTGGTTCCGGAGGGTTCTTTTTGTGTTAGAGCGGTTGGAGTTGGTGGTGGTATAGATGTTGAGAGGCGTGTTGGTGGTGTTATTGATGGTGTTGTGGATCTTGAGGACCCTGATGTTGTGTACAGGGTTTTTATTGTGGATGGGGGTTATGTTCTTGGTGAGGAGCTTTTTGATGTTGATCGGGGTGGGTTTGATGGTTGGAAGCCGACTGTTCGTCCGTATTTTAGTCCTATTGCGATTAATCCCCGTATAGCTCGGTTGATGGTTAATTTGAGTAGGGTTGGTCGGGGTGAGGTTTTGTTGGATCCTTTTGTAGGTACTGGTAGTTTTTTGATCGAGGGTGGTTTGGTGGATGCATCTCCGGTTGGTGTTGATGTTGATAGGGATATGTTGTTGGGTTGTAGAAGTAATTTAGAGTTTGTTGGTTTGGATTTGGATTTGGTTCAAGCGGATGCATTAAACCTACCTTTTGGTGATGGTGTTGTTGATGGTGTTGTTGCAGATCCTCCTTATGGACGTTCTTCGCGGGTTGATGCGGTGTCGCTTGAATCTCTTATAGGTAGTTCTGTTGATGAGATGTTTAGGGTTTTGAAGAAAGGAGGTTATTTGGTTTTGATACTGCCTGAAGGGATTGATTATATAGGGCGTGCAGATGAAATTGAGAGTTATAGTCTTAGAGTTCATAGATCGCTTACAAGAGTTATAAGGATATTTAGGAGGAGTTAA